A single region of the Chelmon rostratus isolate fCheRos1 chromosome 5, fCheRos1.pri, whole genome shotgun sequence genome encodes:
- the utp15 gene encoding U3 small nucleolar RNA-associated protein 15 homolog, with protein MASFKPTKIQVYPKLGEKVTQDTLYWKNYKAPVQIKEFGAITNIDFSPVAPHNFAVTAFTRIHIYGPYSHEPVKTFTRFKDTAYSGRFRSDGQLLVAGCEDSVVRLFDVSGKVALRMFKGHTKAVHVTDFTSDRYQILTGSDDYTCRLWDIPNATELTTYQEHTDYIRCGVTSKLNRDLFITGSYDHTLKLFDARVDKSVMTMDHGQPVESLLLYPSEGLLVSAGGRYVKVWDLLKGGQPLVSLRNHHKTVTCLCLSSNGQRLLSASLDRHVKVYNTTNYKVVHNFDYAASILSLALAPDDESIVVGMTNGILSLKHRKNLEESKEISGQQRRRPSYRVFVKGKNYVPKQDDYLVSKPVKQHLAKYDKQLKRFNVSKALDTALETWTRLRKPEITVAVMKELDRRGTLKNALAGRDEQGLSQLLNFLIGNLVDPRFAPVLVTAADMILDVYQSVIGQSPVVDRQLLRLQELVAREIDYQQDLLEVLGMLDTMFASSLPRKEVPCSGSSRSNGLAQGEASTSRPQLQTT; from the exons ATGGCTTCATTTAAACCTACAAAAATCCAAGTCTATCCTAAACTTGGAGAGAAAGTCACACAAGACACACTGTACTGGAAAAACTACAAG GCTCCTGTCCAGATAAAAGAATTTGGAGCAATCACAAACATAGACTTCTCCCCAGTGGCTCCACATAACTTTGCTGTGACAGCATTCACAAGA ATCCACATTTATGGGCCATACTCTCATGAACCTGTGAAGACATTTACACGGTTTAAGGACACGGCATACAGTGGGAGGTTCAGGTCAGACGGTCAGCTGCTCGTGGCGGGATGTGAGGATTCTGTGGTCCGACTGTTCGATGTCAGTGGCAAGGTGGCGCTCAGGATGTTCAAAGGGCACACAAA GGCTGTCCATGTAACAGACTTCACCTCAGACCGTTACCAGATCCTCACAGGGTCGGACGACTACACCTGTCGACTTTGGGACATCCCAAATGCCACTGAGCTCACCACCTACCAAGAACACACAGATTATATTCGCTGTGGTGTCACAAGCAAACTCAACAGAGATTTGTTCATTACTG GATCGTATGACcacacactgaagctgtttgatGCCAGAGTGGATAAGAGTGTGATGACCATGGACCACGGCCAACCAGTTGAGAGTCTGCTTCTCTATCCCTCAGAGGGACTCCTTGTCTCTGCAG GCGGCCGCTATGTGAAAGTGTGGGACCTGCTGAAAGGAGGGCAGCCTCTGGTGTCACTGAGGAACCATCACAAAACGGTcacctgtttgtgtctcagtaGCAACGGACAGAGACTGCTGTCAGCGTCTCTGGACAG gcATGTAAAAGTGTACAACACAACCAACTATAAAGTGGTCCACAACTTTGACTACGCTGCCTCCATTCTCAGTCTGGCTTTGGCT cCGGATGATGAGTCCATTGTCGTGGGTATGACAAACGGTATCCTGAGTctcaaacacaggaaaaacctTGAAGAGTCTAAGGAAATCTCTGGCCAACAGCGGCGACGACCGTCTTATCGTGTCTTTGTGAAAGGGAAGAACTACGTCCCTAAACAG GATGATTATCTCGTCAGTAAGCCAGTGAAACAGCATTTGGCCAAATACGACAAGCAGCTCAAAAGATTTAATGTATCAAAGGCTTTGGATACAGCTCTGGAG ACATGGACAAGACTGAGAAAGCCAGAGATCACAGTCGCTGTTATGAAGGAGCTGGATCGAAGAGGAACATTGAAGAACGCTCTGGCAGGAAGAGATGAACAGGGACTCTCTCAGTTACTCAACTTCCTCATAGG GAACTTGGTTGACCCCAGGTTCGCTCCTGTCCTCGTAACAGCGGCTGACATGATCCTGGATGTGTATCAGTCGGTGATCGGCCAGTCACCGGTCGTGGACCGTCAGCTGCTGCGTCTGCAGGAGCTGGTGGCGAGAGAGATCGACTACCAGCAGGACCTCCTGGAGGTGCTGGGCATGTTGGACACAATGttcgcctcctccctccccagaAAGGAGGTGCCAtgctctggcagcagcaggtctAATGGCCTGGCCCAGGGTGAAGCAAGCACCTCAAGACCACAGCTTCAGACCACCTGA